One region of Sebastes fasciatus isolate fSebFas1 chromosome 1, fSebFas1.pri, whole genome shotgun sequence genomic DNA includes:
- the wnk2 gene encoding serine/threonine-protein kinase WNK2 isoform X5, which produces MDSSSDPPLGSTFSSAPDLDSDINANARRLVYQNGTDHNVNIQKGASDPSASTDYRALVRQRFIRRSLWMSDSEEQHQHQQQQQAVESVSISQVPRIDLRSIRTRVLQVTPHLSLQETPSTEEEKRSHQVGLKDSEHTESESEEKKKKGEDSKSRVEEPKVEVEVEVATSDVTGKAGSDENEEEPGMKAVSTSPGGRFLKFDIELGRGSFKTVYKGLDTETWVEVAWCELQERKLSKAERQRFKEEAEMLKALQHPNIVRFYDFWESPVKGKKCIVLVTELMTSGTLKTYLKRFKVMKPKVLRSWCRQILKGLHFLHTRTPPIIHRDLKCDNIFITGPTGSVKIGDLGLATLKRASFAKSVIGTPEFMAPEMYEEHYDEAVDVYAFGMCMLEMATSEYPYSECQNAAQIYRKVTSGVKPASYSKVSDPEIKEIIGECICNKWEERYSIKDLLNHAFFAEDTGVRVELNEDDDGKKSSIALKLWVEDAKKLKGKYKDTGAIEFSFDLVNEVPEVVAQEMVESGFFLDCDVKVVGKSIRDRVALIKWRRERTVSSANGEAAVKKPQQNLLQVPGAVVPQAPTLATTDYDDQEVEPQTLICTVPAATSTTSDSGVSTAMQLDNLNNQQDGLYQSLPEPISTAQMIYSPPAQADPQLHLGPYQQPTAQASHENYTLTSTQLHQGAYQQTTGQLHPGAYHQPAAQLHQGPCQSQTCHLQPAAVLPQFPSPYPVVQIGGLKPSPFPPAPLPCAYSSSGPLMSSSHYSPSPQHPSLPLTPHATLPSIPTLGTPQTPLSTPQHVPNVALSIPHFAMSPAVPQQQGGPLPSQANLGSFYTTHPLHLSQVQPTPYPAPYPEQELAQPPVQVQMIAPQGNLGDIHLWTPVHPVLPAVQTPHWGSRVDAETSAAGRDLTVAPTVPTPASISATAQVETQAPAQTPAQNQPPLPISAQAPVMPQTPASTLVNAPISVPMQVSTSVQTIAPVQAPGSASGLTFESPKGSSTSSDTSSAIGKPRLSVPGLGSAPIPGTLPDPAPVAAPVLQPAGIQTAVSLSECASLATPQQNFELTSASSTLQQEPCVEDVLQDKPVSLPSYFYDSVNSDVASGKETSDGYDSLASGGKGDGKPRKHHRKSARTRSRQEKTSKPKLSMLNVSNTGDKMVECQLETHNHKMVTFKFDLDGDAPEEIATYMVENGFILLLEKEIFIDQLKDIVDKAEDMLNEDLEGERASALSCSPEQSQLSEGLVGESQQPGGPQPVYQQNVLHTGKRWFIICPVEETPTSSQETPSDGTATVSPGSSANTQPADSGTARPSVSREEGSSSTMSGGSGGFTYDLYGFCSPPIMSNIDPLFLATLSPPVSAPPTLQSVTSVEPVGSSVQPSVHQAQPARAQTLPPSSPHTSFPVDESQGSPLGSVSPIQAAQQMPDMTCPVSMADEVPCCPLVMPLSLDVSGLQAGSPLTPLPLQEPGSAKEPLSVSYASAVRSERPQQPVVMHQPFSSVGGTKVSSVPQSPAPSQHGAGPGESDGEGRLGRGGFVDSTIKTLDEKLRNLLYQEYAPMYPSGSVAETPGSGTEYIQSPPGPDSAAGGSGNSTPGLMGEGRYRAGEQLPQIPERMDSLSTLSDSAVCASLSRRHVPHSASCSGTRGRFKIMSVPPEVANRRDVKQRSWSSAASPAHPIGYSEDHGQAEAMSASTTIGRFSVVSTEDDITQRTRCSRYSAPPDFYLDTPPSMAKRASLPHALTSNSVSVDVTVHARFLSSDSGAESSPAKLAPATPSQHTRSERRGSDLMKRAVAFLRRSGRSSSVQSSDSPNRHGGMHGSAYASSDNDSEMEDSDMKRELQRLREKHLREISELQAHQRGEVELLYRRLGKAPPTGLGLSHVAPHAGRRKRSSKHRLKPGKLLSPLVQQFRNVTTKTSDSSRSSAAAGAGEPTVSLNGSPAKGSLPTHGRARSCTSHLPSSTTEPVQTQQPCSLKGSFSSDNIYAGLHGDGTGTQAPPGQGWSNHPQTSERVTYKSSSKPRARFLSGPVSLSIWSTLKRLCLGKERGNRSGAGPGPFNQSQQPPTGATPPSHQPVMGLAQAQANNSNNKTGTYTGSSMSANENNLPEDLQRLMEDWAQEVLIVTHRPRTNSLSISGQQLWNQVVPRTRGQLASASDVSWTASGPEACSLPVSWPDSPGSTVMTGPSTGPGYQLHSPAAFRALSSSLSVSQWPGLLFPLPSGVFAFPAVPSAQDAHSPIPAPSYQPPDPKARTL; this is translated from the exons ATGGATTCAAGCTCAGATCCGCCACTTGGATCCACATTTTCCTCAGCACCTGATTTAGATTCGGACATTAATGCAAATGCACGTCGGCTTGTATACCAGAATGGGACGGATCATAATGTTAACATCCAGAAAGGAGCCAGTGACCCCAGCGCGTCCACAGACTACAGGGCGCTGGTCCGACAGAGGTTCATCCGGAGGAGTTTGTGGATGTCTGACTCTGAagagcagcatcagcatcagcagcagcagcaggcagtggAGTCTGTCAGCATCAGCCAGGTGCCTCGCATTGACCTGCGGAGCATCCGGACGCGGGTTCTGCAGGTAACCCCTCACCTGAGCCTCCAGGAGACCCCCAGcactgaggaggagaagaggagccACCAGGTGGGACTGAAGGACAGCGAGCACACAGAGAGCGAGagtgaggagaagaagaagaagggagaaGACAGCAAGAGTCGAGTCGAGGAGCCAAAGGTAGAGGTGGAGGTTGAGGTTGCAACCTCGGATGTCACAGGTAAAGCAGGAAGTGATGAGAACGAAGAGGAGCCCGGGATGAAGGCCGTGTCCACTTCACCTGGGGGGCGATTCCTCAAGTTTGACATTGAGCTGGGCCGAGGGTCCTTCAAGACTGTCTATAAAGGTCTGGACACCGAGACCTGGGTTGAAGTGGCGTGGTGTGAACTCCAG GAACGGAAATTGTCCAAAGCTGAGAGACAGAGGTTCAAAGAGGAGGCAGAGATGTTAAAGGCTCTCCAGCATCCCAACATCGTTCGATTTTACGACTTCTGGGAATCACCGGTCAAAGGGAAGAAGTGCATCGTTCTGGTGACGGAGCTGATGACCTCAGGGACACTAAAAAC GTATCTGAAGCGTTTTAAGGTGATGAAGCCTAAAGTTCTTAGGAGCTGGTGCAGGCAGATTCTCAAAGGCCTCCACTTCCTGCACACAAGGACTCCTCCAATCATCCACAGAGATCTCAAGTGTGACAACATCTTCATCACTGGTCCCACAGGCTCTGTCAAAATAGGAGACCTGGGCCTGGCAACACTGAAGAGGGCCTCCTTTGCGAAAAGTGTTATTG GCACTCCAGAGTTCATGGCCCCAGAGATGTATGAGGAGCACTATGACGAGGCTGTGGATGTCTACGCCTTTGGGATGTGTATGCTGGAGATGGCCACCTCAGAATATCCTTACTCTGAGTGTCAAAACGCTGCTCAGATCTACCGCAAAGTCACCAGT GGGGTGAAACCTGCCAGCTACAGCAAAGTCAGTGACCCAGAAATTAAGGAAATAATCGGGGAATGTATCTGCAACAAATGGGAGGAAAG GTACTCCATCAAGGACCTCCTGAATCACGCCTTCTTTGCAGAGGATACAGGCGTGAGGGTGGAGCTCAATGAAGACGATGATGGGAAGAAGTCATCCATTGCTCTGAAGCTGTGGGTTGAGGATGCTAAAAAGCTGAAGGGGAAGTACAAGGACACCGGTGCCATTGAGTTTTCCTTTGACTTGGTGAACGAGGTCCCAGAGGTTGTTGCCCAAGAAATG GTGGAATCAGGTTTTTTCCTGGACTGTGATGTGAAGGTAGTTGGGAAGTCCATCCGGGACCGCGTGGCTCTCATCAAATGGAGGAGGGAGCGGACTGTCTCGTCGGCAAATGGCGAGGCAGCCGTGAAGAAGCCGCAGCAGAACCTACTGCAGGTGCCCGGTGCCGTTGTACCACAGGCACCCACATTAGCTACGACAGATTACGACGACCAAGAGGTGGAGCCGCAGACCTTGATCTGCACCGTGCCAGCTGCAACGTCTACCACAT CTGACAGCGGAGTGAGCACTGCCATGCAATTAGATAATCTAAACAATCAGCAAGATGGCCTTTACCAGTCGCTTCCAGAACCCATTTCCACAGCTCAGATGATCTACAGTCCTCCTGCACAGGCTGACCCTCAGCTGCACCTCGGGCCCTACCAGCAACCCACAGCACAGGCCTCTCATGAAAACTACACACTAACATCCACTCAACTACACCAGGGAGCCTACCAGCAAACCACAGGTCAGCTGCATCCTGGGGCCTATCATCAACCCGCAGCACAACTGCACCAGGGGCCTTGTCAGTCTCAAACA TGCCATCTCCAACCAGCTGCTGTTCTGCCCCAG TTTCCCTCACCATATCCTGTTGTTCAAATAGGGGGCCTCAAGCCCTCTCCCTTCCCCCCAGCTCCTCTGCCCTGTGCCTACAGCAGCAGTGGCCCTCTTATGTCTAGCTCCCACTACTCACCTTCACCCCAACATCCCTCCCTACCTCTGACCCCTCACGCTACCCTGCCCTCTATACCCACTCTCGGCACCCCTCAGACCCCTCTGTCCACACCTCAGCACGTGCCCAATGTGGCTCTCTCTATTCCACACTTTGCCATGTCCCCTGCAGTGCCCCAGCAGCAGGGCGGCCCTCTTCCATCTCAGGCAAACCTCGGTAGCTTCTATACCACCCACCCCTTACATCTCTCCCAGGTACAACCCACCCCATACCCCGCCCCCTACCCTGAGCAGGAACTGGCTCAGCCGCCTGTCCAG GTACAGATGATTGCACCACAGGGTAATTTAGGAGACATTCACCTGTGGACTCCGGTCCATCCTGTCTTGCCTGCTGTTCAGACTCCTCACTGGGGAAGCAGAGTAGACGCCGAAACGTCTGCAGCTGGCCGAGACTTGACTGTAGCTCCTACAGTCCCAACCCCAGCCTCAATCTCGGCTACAGCCCAAGTTGAAACTCAAGCCCCAGCACAAACTCCAGCACAAAACCAACCACCGCTCCCAATATCAGCTCAAGCTCCAGTCATGCCTCAAACTCCAGCCTCGACCCTTGTTAATGCCCCAATTTCAGTCCCAATGCAAGTTTCAACATCAGTGCAAACCATAGCCCCGGTTCAAGCACCAGGCTCTGCATCGGGTCTCACTTTTGAATCACCAAAAGGCTCATCTACAAGCTCAGATACATCTTCTGCAATTGGTAAACCCAGACTCTCAGTCCCAGGTTTAGGCTCTGCCCCGATCCCTGGCACGCTGCCAGACCCAGCTCCTGTCGCAGCTCCAGTTCTGCAGCCTGCTGGCATCCAGACAGCAGTCTCACTGTCTGAGTGTGCCAGCCTGGCCACACCTCAGCAAAACTTCGAGTTGACGTCTGCATCTAGCACCCTTCAACAAGAGCCCTGTGTAGAG GATGTGCTTCAGGACAAACCCGTATCTTTACCCAGTTATTTCTATGACAG CGTCAACTCTGACGTGGCATCAGGTAAGGAAACAAGTGACGGCTATGACAGCTTGGCTAGTGGAGGGAAGGGCGACGGAAAACCCAGGAAACACCACCGCAAGTCTGCCCGCACACGCTCCCGTCAGGAAAAGACCAGCAAACCCAAACTGAGCATGCTCAAT GTTTCCAACACTGGGGATAAAATGGTCGAATGTCAGCTGGAGACTCACAACCACAAAATGGTGACATTTAAATTTGATCTGGATGGAGATGCGCCGGAGGAAATTGCCACTTACATG GTAGAGAACGGGTTCATCCTACTTTTAGAGAAGGAGATCTTCATTGACCAGCTAAAGGACATTGTGGATAAAGCTGAAGACATGCTGAATGAAGACTTGGAGGGTGAAAGGGCCTCCGCTTTGAGTTGTAGTCCTGAACAAAGCCAGCTTTCGGAGGGGCTGGTCGGAGAG AGTCAGCAGCCTGGAGGACCTCAGCCTGTCTATCAGCAGAATG TTCTTCATACAGGAAAGAGATGGTTCATAATCTGCCCCGTAGAGGAGACGCCCACATCCAGCCAGGAAACCCCGTCTGATGGTACAGCTACAGTGTCTCCCGGGAGTTCAGCCAACACCCAGCCTGCTGACAGTGGCACTGCAAGGCCGTCTGTATCCAGAG AAGAGGGGTCGTCCTCCACAATGTCTGGTGGAAGTGGAGGCTTCACCTACGATTTGTATGGATTCTGTAGCCCTCCGATAATGTCCAACATAGACCCTCTCTTCTTAGCTACTCTGTCTCCCCCTGTGTCTGCTCCCCCGACCCTTCAGTCAGTGACCTCGGTGGAGCCTGTGGGCAGCTCGGTGCAGCCCAGTGTTCATCAGGCCCAGCCAGCCAGAGCTCAAACTTTGCCCCCGTCATCCCCACATACGTCTTTCCCAGTGGATGAGTCACAGGGATCCCCTTTGGGCTCCGTCTCCCCGATCCAAGCAGCTCAGCAGATGCCCGACATGACATGTCCTGTTTCTATGGCTGACGAGGTGCCGTGCTGCCCTCTGGTCATGCCCCTGTCTCTGGATGTGAGCGGTTTACAGGCCGggtctcctctcactcctcttcCACTCCAGGAGCCAGGTTCAGCCAAAGAGCCGCTGTCTGTCTCCTACGCGTCTGCAGTGCGCAGCGAGCGCCCACAGCAGCCCGTGGTGATGCACCAGCCGTTTTCCAGCGTGGGGGGGACCAAAGTGTCCTCAGTACCCCAGAGCCCAGCGCCATCCCAGCACGGCGCAGGGCCCGGGGAGTCAGACGGTGAAGGACGGCTGGGCCGCGGGGGCTTTGTGGACAGCACCATAAAAACACTGGATGAGAAGCTAAGGAACTTGCTCTACCAGGAATATGCTCCCATGTATCCATCAGGCAGCGTTGCAGAGACACCAGGCTCCGGCACCGAGTACATCCAGTCTCCTCCTGGTCCAGACAGCGCCGCAGGAGGGTCAGGAAACAGCACGCCAGGGCTGATGGGGGAGGGACGCTACAGGGCAGGAGAACAGCTG CCTCAAATTCCAGAGCGAATGGATAGTTTGAGCACGCTGAGTGACTCAGCCGTGTGTG CTTCCCTGTCAAGAAGACACGTTCCTCACTCTGCTTCCTGCTCTGGAACAAGAGGCCGATTTAAG ATAATGTCTGTTCCTCCTGAAGTGGCCAATAGACGAGATGTGAAGCAGAGGAGCTGGAGCAGCGCTGCCTCACCGGCGCACCCTATAGGATACAGCGAGGACCACGGCCAGGCTGAGGCCATGTCCGCATCTACCACGATTGGCCGTTTCTCTGTGGTTAGCACTGAAGATGACATTACGCAGAGGACGCGCTGCAGCCGCTACTCTGCCCCGCCTGATTTCTACCTGGACACACCTCCGTCCATGGCCAAGCGGGCCTCCCTGCCTCACGCCCTGACCTCGAACTCTGTCTCTGTGGATGTCACGGTCCATGCTCGTTTCCTCTCCTCAGACTCGGGGGCTGAGAGCAGCCCTGCAAAGCTGGCTCCTGCCACGCCGTCTCAACATACTCGCTCTGAGCGCAGAGGAAGTGACCTCATGAAGAGGGCAGTGGCCTTCCTCCGTCGTTCAGGGCGAAGCAGCAGCGTGCAGAGCTCTGACTCGCCGAATAGGCACGGAGGCATGCATGGCTCGGCCTATGCCAGCAGTGATAATGACTCAGAGATGGAGGACTCGGACATGAAGAGGGAACTACAGAGGCTCAGGGAGAA ACATCTGAGGGAGATCTCTGAGCTGCAGGCCCACCAGCGGGGGGAAGTGGAGCTGCTGTATCGCCGGCTTGGCAAAGCCCCTCCTACTGGCCTTGGTCTCTCACACGTTGCACCACACGCCGGTCGTAGGAAGCGGTCCAGCAAGCACAGACTGAAACCTGGCAAACTTCTCAGCCCTCTGGTCCAACAATTTAGAAATGTCACAACCAAAACTAGTGACTCCAGCAGATCCA gtgctgCTGCAGGTGCAGGTGAGCCCACAGTCAGTTTAAATGGCTCTCCAGCCAAAGGGTCTTTACCCACTCACGGCAGGGCACGGTCATGCACCAGCCACCTTCCCAGCTCAACCACAGAGCCCGTACAGACTCAGCAGCCCTGTTCCCTCAAGGGATCGTTTTCTTCTGATAATATTTACGCGGGACTACACGGAGACGGCACCGGCACTCAAGCTCCACCCGGACAAG GCTGGTCTAATCACCCTCAAACATCTGAGAGAGTGACCTATAAATCGAGTAGCAAGCCTCGAGCTAGATTTCTCAGTGGGCCTGTGTCTTTGTCTATCT gGTCAACACTGAAGCGATTGTGTCTCGGCAAAGAGCGTGGCAACA GGTCTGGAGCCGGGCCAGGGCCTTTCAATCAATCACAGCAGCCGCCTACCGGTGCCACACCTCCTTCTCATCAGCCAGTGATGGGGCTGGCCCAAGCTCAAGCcaataacagcaacaacaagACAGGCACATACACTGGCTCATCCATGAGTGCCAACGAAAACAACCTGCCTGAAGACTTGCAGCGGCTGATGGAGGACTGGGCCCAGGAGGTTCTCATCGTCACCCACAGGCCGCGCACCAACTCTCTGAGCATCAGTGGGCAGCAGCTTTGGAATCAGGTTGTGCCTCGAACACGTGGACAACTGGCTAGTGCTTCAGAT GTATCATGGACAGCTTCAGGTCCAGAGGCCTGCAGTCTTCCCGTGTCATGGCCCGATAGCCCCGGGTCAACAGTGATGACCGGCCCCTCCACAGGGCCAGGTTATCAGCTACACTCTCCTGCTGCGTTCAGGGCCTTGTCCTCATCTCTTTCTGTTAGCCAGTGGCCTGGGTTGCTCTTCCCCCTTCCTTCAGGAGTCTTTGCCTTTCCTGCTGTGCCCTCAGCCCAGGACGCCCACAGCCCCATTCCAGCTCCATCGTATCAGCCGCCCGACCCCAAAGCCAGGACTCTCTAA